Part of the Uloborus diversus isolate 005 chromosome 2, Udiv.v.3.1, whole genome shotgun sequence genome, cactttagcagcaaagtttgaaaaaaaggtaaaaaatggtcaattttcaattagttttataaaaatccaaatgttcaaaatttttgttctagtCCCGTTTGAATGCTTCCTTTTAATGGTCTTTTAgtgtatctttgaaaatatttacattcctttacagtttttagttcgcgcataagccacaaagttacgtgaaatgaaccaaaaatcgacgtttttagcttattttgtatattgcagcatttcttcttttagattccagttatatatatttttacagtaaatgtgcactatacagctctttgctggaaCTGCAATTATACTCTATTGCATTAACAACCCATAACCCACCCCAAGTTGGCAGTTGtactttgtgttccaccctgcaCTTCCCAAGGAGAGTAGTTATTGACAAGACtcataaatttgtaaaataacttataatcataataactatttGACTTTAAAGAAGTTTCTACATTTCAATCAAGGACAGAAGTTGGACTTgtgactcaatttttgcattCAGGGTCGCAAGCATAAAGGTTTTCTCATTAATCCATATCTTGTCTTATACTAAAAACACCCTACCTTCCAACTCACTAACCAGTTTAATGACCCATTCCACAGCTGGAGTATAAAAGAGGAACATTTATTGATTTATGGGTAAAGCATCAactgtttttgtaaaatgaaatattattaacttAGAAACAAGTTGGTAggtagaaattgaagttttggaaactgacttaaaaagcgagcaaaagtatttgatgaATATTGTTAATGTAATATGGAAAGGAAAATGACTTGGATCTCGCTCTCACAAAACTAagaccaggggtctggccagaggatatttgggtccgttaacggacccttcacaaaaatccgatcaaccaaaacggacctttcacaaaatcccgatcaaacaaaacggacctttcacaaaatcccgatcaaacaaaacggacccttcacaaagttctgataaacaagatcggatctgtcaaattgtttattgaaagagaaaatctgaaagcaaaataacgcatatttctgtgtataaaccgataatttttggaacctttttttaagtcaaattaaagggatcagcttatacaaaatcggctaattttgaaaaaaaaaaaaaaaaaatcggcactcttgggatgctcctgcaagcgataaataattgctactgccaaataaatataatggttgtttgttttattacagctaattagcagcggtgtttttgtaaacttttctgaaaaggcattggtaagcacttttctcccctcgtgatttaataaacaataataatatatatatgcgaaatgaacttagaactgcaaagggatagtaagggagaggaaaaaatatgatcgcttcagatagtgttaccaacttcaaaattatcaccagttagcgtctggcgttgaacctttataatgacttgattagaaaatattctcatcattttgccagcttgtcaatatttgcgtttttatggtgcggtgagatgtttaattgttattttgggagaaaattatataggctttgatttttcgatgcttataaggatgattaactttaaataaactcttttaattaccgttttttttttcctttagatgtctacattttgaaaaatgcaatcttttaacatccgatatgagaatcatattttgttcttttttcaagctaacttcgttttattagggttcaaataaatgaaaagtctctttatttctgttagagctctcatttcaagtttttaaagcaaaattccattttctgttatgagtcaaaaattaaaatgctaaatagatggttcattttattttattttttgagtcaactgtgtccacagatattaatgatatgtttattataggactctaaaatgcaattttaaaataattttatcaaaaatatttcttttacaagccgtttttatacttttgatgccttcactttgagaattgcgatctctttgcatccgctatgggaatccgatttttcgaatttttaatgattattacgctttgttaagaggtaaacaattgaaatatctttttttttttgttaaaatcacggaatttataagttttgaacgaaattctgtgatttttaagagtgtcttgggtcaaaaagttgaatgctgaaccctattctgaattttattttatttatttatacttttgttacaattattttaagtactgtacagaaatatatctagtataatttaacataatgtagaatggtagataaatattgatacttgaaagagcgatgccccccccccccctccccgccaaatatcagaaaaaaaatccagaatgattttctcgacgtagaagaggaaaacactcaactttaagtttaagtttaattaatgcagtttgtgccacctctaaattctaaaatttcgttttaataaaaataattttttttttgcgaaattttttgattttttacaaaattaattcatttttcacaaaatcaattcatttttcacaaaatcaattcatttttcacaaaattaattcatttttcacaaaattaattcatttttcacaaaattaattcatttttcacaaaattaattcatttttcacaaaattatttgatttttcacaaaaaacggaccctgtgaaaaatcctggacagacccctgaagaCGTTTCAGTCATTAGCTTCAGTTATCATGTGCAAACGAAATACGGAGTGCTGGAGCtgtattatatttaaactaaactactagagcagtggttcccaaccttttttggcccatcgcccctttCGAAAGTTAAATCACACCTATCGTCCCGacgttcttcccttaaaaacacaagttagatggcgctgattttagtgaagattaatgttactgaacgcctaattttagtttaaagcttcaaaaagtgcatgataaagcaataattagctttaaaactgatttttttaattcttaacccctccccctctccccccccccaaaagaaagaACGTAATTTGAAGcgctttaattaaccaacgtcatttacatacttaacaaaaataagaatactacatttttcagtagcatgctattttttaaattgaaatccggaaaaaattgaaaattttaactgttaagatttgtttttttttaacctttttaatggctgccttgtgcttgatggaactccgttaaagctttgatgtctgactttatattagtgagatttaatctgaggtcccctttgaggcggatgtccaatctatttctttgcttcgtgaaaagctgcactacagagctaaatcctctttcagctaaatatgttgaggggaatgagatgaggagctgttcaacttttttccaaagttgtgggtaagtacccataagcttcacccaggcaagttcgtaatcgtattgcttgaaagtaatttttgattcacaatcaaatttcaaatccataaactctgtctgcaaagagttttccagtttatttaatcttcaaaactaaatgggtctaaaatccagtcaggaatttgtaagttgatcaaatctgcaaaccttgattccatttcttttttaactgatcaaggtgatcaataaaaattaaaaaattttcctctGGAAGTTAatcatccacgattaaacttttttttttagagtcggaaacaggataaattctttacggccaatatttgccttgtggaTTTCGAATTTGGCAATTAATGCTGGAATTATGCTTTTGGCTTTGATGAGGTTCATCTTGTTTctttgaagcttaatgttgacttcgttcatttttttcaaaaatatctgtgagatacgcaagttccaatttgcgctgtttcaaattctcacttaaagcaggatcatgcaagtcgagaaactcagctgcagagtcgaataattcaacgaaacggcgcaaacagtttcctttggaaagCCACCTCACAGACGTTTGTAAAAGCAAGCAttcgaatttttcatcattttcatggcaaagctCTTGAAACAGACGATCATTGAGAGAATTAGCTTTGATCTTGTTATtaccagtaatgactaattgtaaggtttcTTGTAAAACACCACTTaatttttttgcagccaagtgttgacgatgaatgacacaatggatggtaatcacttctgCCACTTCCTTTTTAAGGGGTGCAAGAAACTCAATAAGACAACCCGCCATGGCAGGGGCACCATCTGCTGCTcaagcacttacatttgtcaatggaatttcttAGGTATgaattcttaaaattcccatatcacACACGGGCAGTGGAATGGAGTGTGGAACTGTTCAGTGAATCTGCAGAAATTTCTTTGAGGTATTAGAGGGAAGAGATGGATTTATATGaaaacctttatattttttaaacattggtgccaaaactgaATCCTAAGTCCAAATTCAAACCTTGATTGAAATGTAGAAACTTATTTAAAACCATATAATTAtgaaagttactttacaaatgtataaGTCCTGTCAATAAGTCCAGTCTTCTTGGGAATTGCAGGGTGGAACAAAAAGTGCAACCACCGACTTGGAGTCAAGGGCGCTGATAtacaaaattgtagggggaggggggcctcagatattttctccatcggttaggagggtattttctccatggaaaccgatttcaggacagattagagtcattaaaatatttcatttttaataacttattcattaatgactagagaataaatgtttttacatttctgcaaagaaaaaagtaccaaaagcaaggaagttctttCAAGGGGATggagggctcgagccccccttgcccctatatgggcgcctttgcttggagtgggttctgggttgttaatgcaacacaATGTAATTGCAGTTAcagcaaagagctgtatagtgcacatttactgtaaaaaaatacataactgggatctaaaagaaaaaatactgcaatgtacaaaaaaagctaaaaatgtcgtttttttactgatttcacgtaactttgcggcTTATACGCAAACTGAAAACtgaaaaggaatgtaaatattttcaaagaaatattaaaagactattaaaaggaagcatttaaagaggattagaacaaaaattttaaacatttagatttttataaaaatatttaaaaattgaccatttttaaaatttttttcaaactttgctgctaatgcgcgatctgaagacattaatattattatttttttttattattatttctcccATGTtcaggatggcaatacacaactttttttgctattaaaagttgcttctcgaaaatatccttttttcggcTCACCCTAGTGGAAgggctcaaaatattttccgtcttgaacacatcaccacaCTTGCTCCCATGGCTGTTACATTAGGAAGTTGtcatgtaatagagttattggcaattttttgagtaaaatatttttaaatgaacatttcagagaaaaatattatataattcTAATAAtctattaatatataaaatattaatagattattataattatcaaatactcatttattaaaacttattaatatttatatttatgcgtAACAATCATTGCAGTAAATactaattgattagattacatAGCTTTagagctttagcatacttttggatggtttaagacagttttggatggtaaaaaccacctgtcctgtcctaaaccagttttgaatactccaaaacccaaccctgcacagaatgcattaaaaagctattgtaaaaatttgcatttgtaaaaatttcaacGTGTTCATCTATCACATGGCAGCGCCTCCAGTGCAAGTTAATGCTTTAATATTAAAAAGAGTGATAAAAAGTTGTGCATTAACAGTCTCAAATATTGAAAATCATATGATGAAGCAAAAAATCGGTGTTATATAAGATGTTCAAGCTGTAGTCATATACTTGTCataacaaaaacataaatttaaatctGATCTTCATTGTTTTGGTATATTCATCAATTGTTTTCAGCTTTGATTTCGTAATCTAGTTGAAACTTAATAAAAACTAAGTGTATCATATATTCtgtgtaattttaaataaatattttttaaaaaaaaattcattattcttatgtacttttttctttctttttttagtgctaaaattatggaaaaaaacatagaaaatattGAGTCTGAAATGCTTTCCGTAGTAATGAATAATATGAAGAAACTTTATTCAATTTGGGATCAGATCGGTTTAtcccaagagaaaaaaaataaccgtTGTGAAAAGGCCTGGGAATATATCACTCAACTCTCTGAAGACATATATAATGAAGAAAATGCTACTTACAATAGCCTATTGTTACGAATCAAAGATTTGTGGCAAGAAGTTTCTGAACTCTCCAAACAGCTTCTGGTCCCGTGTGATGAAGAAATCCAAGGATTGTTGCTTGAGAAAGAAGAAATCTTGAGAAAGAAATGGAATGATCTGAGAcaacaaaaagaagaaagaattaaaaaatatcaagaacTCCATGCGGTACAACTGAAATTTTGCCAACTTATAGGATGGAAACCCTTAGAATTATGCTCTAAATCTACAGTTCCTAGTCTGAATGACATATCTAAGATCGAGCAGTATGTTTCTActttaaaaacagaaagaaatgtTCGGTTTCAAAGATTATGTTCGGCAAAGAGAGAACTTACGACTATTTTAGAAGTCACAGAGATACAACCAGAAACGCCTCTggagaaaaaaattttctgctgcagtgaaaatgatatttttctttctgaTGAATCACTTAAAAGTTTGGAAGAAGTcgtgaaaaaagttaaaagcaagcAAGCAGacatggaaaaggaaaaaatgaccTTGCTAAAGAAATTGAGTGACCTTTGGGGAAGATTAGAAATTTCAGAGAgtgaaaaaaatgactttttagcTGAACATAATGATTATAAAGCTTCAACATTGCAGTCTATTAAGGAAGAAATTGACAGGTGTGAAGAAGTGAAGAGGAAAAACTTGAAGACATATATTTGTAATTTAAGAGAAGAGTTAAAGTCACTTTGGAAAACCTGTTTCACTtctgatgaaaaaaagaaaaactttacctTTTTCGAGTTGGATGATTTTTCGGAAGAGAGTTTACAAGCACATGAATCAGAAGTAGAAAAGTGGCGaattttttctgctaaaattgaaagtataagaaaaaaaattgaaaagcggGATAAACTGTGGGATCTCTTGATAGTGTTGGAAAATAAGGAAAGAGATCCTAATAGATATCAAAATCGCAGGggaaatcttttaaaagaagaaagagaaaaaaagaaactggcaAAAGACCTTCCTgctcttgaaaatgaaatatttttagccaTACAgaagtttgaaaatgaaaatgaaactaaatttcTTTATCATGGAGAAAATTACCAGGCTTCAGTTGAAAAACAGCGGCaagaaaggaaaattgaaaaagagAATGAGAAGGCATTGAGGTGGAAGAAACGTATGCTACAGGTAGAAAATGAAGCAACATTAGGGACTCCCAGTGTTAAAAGAACTCTCTGTTCTGTTCCTAGATCTGCACCTAGTAAACTTTTGAAATCTTCAATAGGTGTAGCAGTGTATCGAACTCCCCTTGTGCCTACTACTCGAAATAGTCCCCGGACTGTTGGTAAGAAAAGTACCAAAGTAAGGCTAACTTCTGTGAAAAATTGCCTTAATTTCTGCGACCAAAAAGAAGTTTTCAAAGAAACTGAAGACAATATTCCATTACCTGCGAGCGAAGACATGACGACATTTTCAGCATTTAGAGCTTCATTGAACAAAACCTCCAGGCACCAATGCCGCAGTTCAATTCTAACATCAAGAAAAATCGTAGGCACGCGTATTTCAGTTAGTAACAGAAATAAACAACGAAATATAAATAAATCTTCTCGCAAATCTATTAGAGAAAGTGTGTTGGAGAAAAGTTAACCAAATTGTAGCTTTTTTTTACCTCttatttatgacttttttaaagtgttttagaaCTGTTTTAAGACTTTTATGTGTTTAGCTGGTGGATTCGTCTTTAATTTGATTGTTTTGtgaatattttgataaaaaggcCGTAATTCACAtagaatgcaaattttaatagcATGTCAAAACATAATTGCATGCAGTAGCATAAAAAttctttgtaaaaattttgtaCTGATGTTCTTTTTGTATAGTTTTGAACTGAATTATATTGTTTTAGCATTAATATAGATTGCTCTGTCTTATTGCATTTGTTGAATAGCTCTTAAAATTTCGAattgcatatgaggcagtgagaagcaaacggaggtaattggatattttcaagttttgagtaagacTCATTTAGAgttgcggtcctaggtaggctttcattgaaatttttttctaaaacatgctGTATATCACAGCACCTACCAGAGCAActattactatctcttgccccaaaacagaggagaggttcaccttccaCTTGCACTGGTTAtcccaaaaatttttattttgagacatatccctttgcttctcactgccgcatATTGAAATGAGTTTGGTGCAAGAATGAAATGTTTGATATATATTGCCACAAAACGGTGTTAGTTATGTTTCCATACCAGGCTGACTCACAGTGTTTTGATTAGTATGAGCTAGGTGGGCAAAGATCATATTCAGAATTCTAAACTTAGGTATTGGGATAATGTAAACAGTACACCAAAACatgatatttcaatattttttttctgtctgacTCACTTCCGCCCcgtgagtaataaggttcaaaggtacgTATCCATTTGTAATAATATAAATCATTcgagttccagacatcatttcgaacacacaaaattaaagtgctttaaattttatgatttaattgttcaagatggatattatttacaTTAATAAGTGCTAATGTTTTTGAATTTAGTTAATCTATGTGataatcaaacaatatttttcaaaaaataaaatgaacgaaggattttttgtttgtttcaaaactttcaagtgataATAACTATACCCATTTGTTcccgggctaaattttctgtGTATAATAGCTGCACCTTTCCCGTTATTATAAGATGTATTATAGTCAGCAgcagcacactcgagtacaacatttttttttcttctacagtACTTTCTTTTGAAGGgggatttttttgaagaatggtTAAAGCACCCAAAGAGTTAGGGtaagaaaaaatatgttgtactcgaaTGTGCTGACTAATGCGtcttattaataatgggaaaggtgcagctattatatacagaaaatttagcctATCTACAAATGGATTCAAATCATTACCGTCACTTAAAAGTTACAAAACAAGCCAAAAATCATTTGTTCatcttttaattctttaaaaatagtttaaatatccgataaattaattaaattagaaaaaaaagcacttaccagtATAAATAATAGCCATCATGAAATCAATAAATCATATTAAATAAGAGCACTTTAATTTTGTATGATTGAAATGATGTATAGAACTCAATTGATTTATCCTATTACAAATAGATAcgtacctttgaaccttattactcgTGTGATGGAAGTGAGCCagacataaacaaataatgaaatgtcATGTGAAATATCATGTTTTGGTGCATTGTTTATAttatcccaataccaaagtttagaattcTGAACATGACTTTTCTCCACCAAGATTGTACTAATCAAAGCACTGTGTgagtgtaaaaaattattttttttaaaactcgttAAACAAAAAATACCTTATTTTCAATACTATGAGAATTTGTCTTACCACAAAACTCATGAAAAAACAGTAAGCTTTATCTTTTTACTTTTAGAGATTTAGACTAACTTTGATTTAATGATACCCAATTTAGCGATTTCTCCAAATTAATGATGCATTTTACTGGTCCAGATTTGACTGCATTTtttgctcctcgatttaacgatatccttgatttaaccaACAGCTTTTTCTAGTCCCTTGAAAATCGTTAAATTAGGTTTAtactgcattaatttttgaaaatgtgttgaaaaaagacttttttacttTTCCGAGAAATGTTGCACTAGTGACGTACAGTTGGACTccaatttaacgaattcatcaaGAGCGAAACTTTCATatgttaaatcagggttattcgTAATGttgacgaaaaaaataataaatattttatctgaAAGCCCTAATAaacaactgcacaaaaatatccattaTTAGAAAGTGTGcacttttattttgcatttcgcGAGTTATTACACattaattcatttgaaattttattgcacGGAGTAATAGATTTTCCTTGATACTACTTGACtcaaaatagttctttttcgagtttgtggagagaaaaaaaatactgtgtcatttacaggCTTCTGCATGAGATGCTTTTAGTTTCCATTCCAATGtaaagggcgattctcgaaaaaaattcccGTG contains:
- the LOC129217448 gene encoding protein regulator of cytokinesis 1-like isoform X1; translation: MEFLSAKIMEKNIENIESEMLSVVMNNMKKLYSIWDQIGLSQEKKNNRCEKAWEYITQLSEDIYNEENATYNSLLLRIKDLWQEVSELSKQLLVPCDEEIQGLLLEKEEILRKKWNDLRQQKEERIKKYQELHAVQLKFCQLIGWKPLELCSKSTVPSLNDISKIEQYVSTLKTERNVRFQRLCSAKRELTTILEVTEIQPETPLEKKIFCCSENDIFLSDESLKSLEEVVKKVKSKQADMEKEKMTLLKKLSDLWGRLEISESEKNDFLAEHNDYKASTLQSIKEEIDRCEEVKRKNLKTYICNLREELKSLWKTCFTSDEKKKNFTFFELDDFSEESLQAHESEVEKWRIFSAKIESIRKKIEKRDKLWDLLIVLENKERDPNRYQNRRGNLLKEEREKKKLAKDLPALENEIFLAIQKFENENETKFLYHGENYQASVEKQRQERKIEKENEKALRWKKRMLQVENEATLGTPSVKRTLCSVPRSAPSKLLKSSIGVAVYRTPLVPTTRNSPRTVGKKSTKVRLTSVKNCLNFCDQKEVFKETEDNIPLPASEDMTTFSAFRASLNKTSRHQCRSSILTSRKIVGTRISVSNRNKQRNINKSSRKSIRESVLEKS
- the LOC129217448 gene encoding protein regulator of cytokinesis 1-like isoform X2, with translation MEKNIENIESEMLSVVMNNMKKLYSIWDQIGLSQEKKNNRCEKAWEYITQLSEDIYNEENATYNSLLLRIKDLWQEVSELSKQLLVPCDEEIQGLLLEKEEILRKKWNDLRQQKEERIKKYQELHAVQLKFCQLIGWKPLELCSKSTVPSLNDISKIEQYVSTLKTERNVRFQRLCSAKRELTTILEVTEIQPETPLEKKIFCCSENDIFLSDESLKSLEEVVKKVKSKQADMEKEKMTLLKKLSDLWGRLEISESEKNDFLAEHNDYKASTLQSIKEEIDRCEEVKRKNLKTYICNLREELKSLWKTCFTSDEKKKNFTFFELDDFSEESLQAHESEVEKWRIFSAKIESIRKKIEKRDKLWDLLIVLENKERDPNRYQNRRGNLLKEEREKKKLAKDLPALENEIFLAIQKFENENETKFLYHGENYQASVEKQRQERKIEKENEKALRWKKRMLQVENEATLGTPSVKRTLCSVPRSAPSKLLKSSIGVAVYRTPLVPTTRNSPRTVGKKSTKVRLTSVKNCLNFCDQKEVFKETEDNIPLPASEDMTTFSAFRASLNKTSRHQCRSSILTSRKIVGTRISVSNRNKQRNINKSSRKSIRESVLEKS